The Girardinichthys multiradiatus isolate DD_20200921_A chromosome 7, DD_fGirMul_XY1, whole genome shotgun sequence region aatttgaaggggtatgaatacttttgcaaggcaatcgTTTGTTTTTGTGACACTACACAACATATGTGTTACATGAGTGTTGAtttaccattttaaagttacagtGACTGGGAGGAAACACCGTTGTAGTACCCCTGTCGGCCACCAACTCCATGGTGGCAGCAGAGCGGGAAGTCGGAGTTGAGTCATCGTGACATCAGCAGGATGTAAACGCGGCGGCTCGCGGCCTGATCGGTCTTTTTCCTCTGCCGTGCTGTCGGGGCGGTTGGCCTGCTCTCTGTCTCTGAAGATTTTAACACCGAAGCAGCAAAAATGATTATCTACAAGTGCATCCTCACCAGTGAGTAGTCGCCATTGAATCTTTTCTAAGCTTTTGGTCAGTGTTGCGCCCGCGGAAGTTTGATTTAGTTTCCGTTGGAGGTTTGAGTTAGCGCAACTAGCTGGCTAACTCGTGGGTATCGTGATGGAGAAGTTAGCGCGagccccccccccaaaaaaattaaaaatcaggGGTGATTCAGACCGTTTCCCACCCTATTGGCTAATAGGTTCAGATGAGGGCTTTAACTACACATTTAGTTGTTATATCGGAAAGTTGTAATtgtataagaatacaaaataccGTCAGAAACCACTGGTTGTGCAAGTTTTACCACAACGGCTCTCTTAAACGCTATTATGGAGTGAGTGTTGTGGCCTTCCAGCCGCATGTAGCTGCGGCTGTTAGCTACCGGCTCATTTTATGACTCTTACGCTGGGAAATGTGCCACAAAGTTGGGTTTAAGCAGGGAGCTTCTTTCCCTTTGAGTAAATGGCGCACCCAGCTCTTGGTCCGTTTTTCTTGtggtaagattttttttttttttcccctaattCTTTCAACAGATGATGAGATGTTCTCAGACACGTTCAAAGTAAAAGAATCTGAAAGCGGAATCTTCTTCGAAGTTGAAGGAAAGGTGAGTTCAgtgtttaatcattttaatcGGTTGAAACGGGTTTTTTAAAAACTCGGATGCATTCACCGTTCCTGTTCCCTCCTTAAACGCAAAGAACCACTGGAGTTATGAAGCCTCTCACTTTCCTTCCTAATATTTGTCATGTTTGAcccgttttttttattatcggGATTTTATATTCCATACGATGTCTAATTATATTTGGAGAACAAAACCACAATGAATTCCTTCTGATTCCTTTGTTTCACTTCTGAGCAATCAGCCAGGGATCGAAATTTACTCTCGATCGGCTCTGATTAATGATCGGAGTTTCTGATACTGCAAAATCTGATTCTTTCTCCCATTCCTTAAATGCATCAAACTGCCACTCTCTATTTTGGTCTTTAAACGCATCAACCACCTGCATGTATTTTACTCCATTTAGTAAAAAACAGACTCATGTTGTCTTTGTACTTGAAAGTGAGGTTTTCCCAGTTGGAAATGCAACAGGGTCATCCCTGGAAGTCTGTATTCCAACCTGCGAAGGTTTGGAGCGGCCCAAGGTCCAGTACCTGTTATGGTTCCGTTGTTTTGTAGTTATTCGTTCCTTTTTGTGCAGCATATTAATTTGATGTTCTGCTTTTTACAGAGAAACAAAGACATTACAGGCGGGTTAATTAGGAAGGCTTTACTCCTCATTTGttgccaactgtagttttaaaaatgttgctgttgATGGGAGTTATTCTTACAGTCTGAGGGATCCCTGGTCGCTCCATCACTTTCTCTGAAATCTtgctaaatttaaataaagtttaagaaCGGTTAGATAAACTGTAAGCTGTTTTTAAGCACAGCATGAAACCATTATGGTTTTAATCTGGGTTTCTGTTGCCTCCCTCAAGATGGATGGCAGGAGTTGGGTCAACCAGCACTCTGACATCCAAGTTTTGGCAGCCGCTTTCAAACTGAAAGTTTTTCGGAAATTAAGACAAAGTTTGCAGATTTTTAAGTCAAACTTCCTGCTCAGAATGTAAATGGCAATTTCCATATGAAGCGAAGCCACTTGAAACTTCTGAGAGCAAATTGTTGTGTTGCAAATTTCCAGGTTATTTAAGAGTTTTGACATTCAGTTCCAAGTAAATTTGAACAAGattgaatttaaaaatgtaaagcaaaTGAGGACAACTGGATCACTGTACTCTGATTGGTCAGGATGGTGGAGTGGTTTACCTTATTAACTCGGATGATGCTATGACCTTGGACACTAAAGTGTATGCTTTCAATCGCCAGAACGTTGGTGTGATCACTGAAAACGATTCAGCCACCCTAAACTTTCCCATGTTTGTGATGTAAcgcaaataaatgtttcttgcTCCCCCCTTTATTCCTCCCGTTTTCTAGACGGTCACCAGGACAGAAGGGTTTGACGACGCTTTGATTTCAGCCAACGCCTCTGCTGAGGAGGCGTGTGAAGGCAACGAGTCAGCCACATTCTCTGGTGTGGACATCATCCTCAACCACAAGCTGCAGGAGACTGGCTTCGACAAGAAGCAGTACATGGCGTACATCAAGGACTACGTCAAGGCGTATGTCTTAAGAGTTCAGAttgtaaatcattttaaaataaagaaaagcattgaTTTTAAGCGTTGACCACTACAAGATGCCTTTTGTATGCCTAGTGTCAAGTCCAAGCTGCAAGAGACCAACCCTGAGAGAGTGGAGAGCTTCATGGCCGACGTCCAACCAGAAGTTAAGAAGATCATCGGAAACATCAAGAACTATCAGGTAGCTTCAGATGAAAAACTCTTCCGGCATGTTTTGTCATTCAGTTTGTGTCTGCCTGATATTGTTCTCCTgatgcatgttttccttttcagtttttcacagGAGAGTCCATGAACCCAGAGGGCATGGTGGCTCTGCTGGACTACCGTGAGGACGGCATCACACCAtacatgcttttcttcaaaGATGGCCTGCTGGTCGAGAAATGCGTAAGTACTTCGTTTAACTCTCACCCTAAAACTGAGGGGCACATAGCTCATTAACCGGAAAGGAAATTACACTTAttctccttttttttgtttacagtaACTACCTGGAATAAGATCTGCTGTTGAATTGACTGCTGCTCCCCCAAAATGCCCCCAAAACGCAGACTTGAAGGGGCATTATTCTGCATCTTGCCTGAACGGACACTCACCCTGCCCACACTGGCCCGCAGCACAACTGAACTGTGGGAAATTTGCCATTTGGTCATCAGATAcaatttttaactttatttttttgcagtatTCAGTTTTCCCTTTGGGCCAGCGCTCATGTTAAACTAAAAGGCAggacagaaagtgaaactctgaCTCTGGCTGCaaagcagtttttctgttttagcaaCAATATGTACGGTTTGACATCCACAGCCTTTATCATGCTTGGGTTTATGGTTGTGTTAAGCTAGTCCTTCTCCAATGCAAAGACTTCAGGttcaatttgaaaataaaaagtaccTCTACTTTaagtttttctgctttttgttttggggAAAAAACATTTAGTGTGTTGCATTTGACAGGAAACCTCTTGCTGATTTTACCAAATCTTCTACAGACCTTGCatgtattttatcaggatttgATCGCCTTTCCACGTTGCATGGAAAGGATTCATATGGACTTCTAACATGAAACTTCTTGGAGCAACTGTTTCAGTCAGGTGATGTAGTTTGAATCATCTGGGCCAAATGCATGAAAATCTATTTAGgtaattgaattaaaatcacTCATTGACTCatatttcaagtttttattcCTGTCAGTTTTTACTGTTAAGAAAAACCCAATGTTTGGTTTCTCCAAATATGACACGTCAAAGGATTATTTCAGAAATCTTAGGAAATCTTAATTTCAATTTCTAGCAGAACTTCGCCGCAGCCCATACTGCCAAAGTACCAGTTTCTGCTTTACGTGATTACGGGATGACTGAGTTTAATTACCCTGCAAACTCCAGATAAAAGCCCCATAATGTCGAGAGGAAGATGAGACTGAGTGAACAGTGCAGACGAGCTGAAGGTTGATATTTAAGCCACATGGGCTTTCTTAACACCTCCACGCCATGCTGCAGTTCATGCAGGAGGAGGCCtagccaagtattgagtgcatatgcTGTTCATCGCATAGACAAACCTCTCGGTAGGcatacatttgtttaaaaaatcctttattggttttatgcaatgttcacattttctgagaaactacaTTCTGGGTTTTCATCAACTTTATGACCAAAACTAATAAACATTGAAATTAACTATATTGTAACGTATAGAGACGTACCTGTATATTCAGGTATGGCGGTGTACTAAAATTTAAATGCTGGATTTAtagctgtaaaaacaaaaatcttcaaATGGCCCAAATGGTTTAGTTTTGCCAAATTTTGCAAGAAAAAAGGTAACTGGTGTGTAGGATGATTTAACAGCCGCACTGAGCCgtttgtcaggtttaatccACAGCCCATCTTTCAGAGGGGCGATTCACAAACACAGCGAGCTGTTCTTTTAATCATTAAGGCCAATTTTGATGTGGGTGATTCTGTTTCACATGTTGAGATGATGCATTATCACAGAGTGCATTTTACATCAAAGCAGTGTTGAATTTATGCAGatgaaaaaagtttaatatttctaCCCTGCTTTAATCCCGAGTCACCCATATGATGCACGGAGATATTTGTTAAACTAAATACACTCTAACCAGATTCTCAAGATAAATCTTTTGCCAATAAAAGTTCTGCAAGTCAAAGCTGGAAGGATTTAAGAGCCAGAAAAAAGTGAACAAACCAGTCTTTCCATTGTTTCTAAAGGCGAACGGGTATTTTTAAAGACACGTTTGAAAGTTCTgcctttctaaaacaaatgcACCACCATGCATGGATGACGTGTTCCAGAACTGAACCAACattttcttgacaaaaaggccCAACAGAAACAGACCAGTTGAGTTTGACTTTGTCCTAAGATCCTGCTGTACAAGAAAAGTGGGTGAGTTTAGTGAAACTGGTTTTCAGAGGATGTTGTACGTCACTCAAACATTATTTCTGTCTGCTGCTAATTTTATTGCATGTTGTTTCACTCTGAAGAAAACCACTAAACTAATGCTACACAAGGTGTGGCTGGAAGGgaagttaaaatattaattatacAATCATTCAgctctgacagaaaaaaaaaacatttgttggcTTTTATCTTGGCTAAACATGCAGGAGGAACATTTTTAGTAAACAATTGATTTATTTGGCTAAGTGATCCATAGTTGTAAGCAAATGTTTCATATTGATGGGGGGCAGATAGGTAAgaaaatgtattacttttttaaaaacttgagAGGCTTCATGAACTAAACATATGCTGAAAAGGgagactttcagctgcttccattcactaTATTTTACCCAACTGCGCAGCTCTTTCCTCAAGATTTCTTACGCATTGAAGCCTGGGTTCTGTGTTTTGTCTGTGCAGTATAGccctaaattattcatacccctgataAAACCAGGGGTATAAAGTGTAAATATTAAACTTTCCACACTGCAAAATCTCAGAGGGTGTGGCTAGATGGAGAAGAGGTATTCCAACCTGCAAAACAAGAGTGGAGTAACAACAGTAAAAATGTTCACAGCACTCCATAGTGAGGATTTAAATCAAATTCTTACATTTCGtaaattatttttagaaaacCAGATCATTTCAAAGGGCTTGATTATCCAAGTTAATTATGAGGCTTCATCAAAAGGGAAACTGAAGTTGGCCTTGATCTCACCCTAATTAGGTGT contains the following coding sequences:
- the tpt1 gene encoding translationally-controlled tumor protein homolog produces the protein MIIYKCILTNDEMFSDTFKVKESESGIFFEVEGKTVTRTEGFDDALISANASAEEACEGNESATFSGVDIILNHKLQETGFDKKQYMAYIKDYVKAVKSKLQETNPERVESFMADVQPEVKKIIGNIKNYQFFTGESMNPEGMVALLDYREDGITPYMLFFKDGLLVEKC